The region AAACGGAGATCACAAATAGTGAGTACCGTCAATTTGTGGAATGGGTTAAGGATTCTACTATGAGAGTTCGTTTAGCTATTCTTGCGGACATGAGTGGGATTAAGGCAGGAGATGTAAAAGGAAAAGGGAAAAATGCAGGTAGCATTGGAGATTTTGCTTTTAATGATTCTGATCCGGAAAAAATGACTGCTTACGATAAGTACATGTACGATAACTACTATAGCGTAGGTACGGATGATGATCAGTATGCCGGAAGAAAGCTAAATAAAAAGGTAAAGTTGATTAAAGATCCGAAATTATATCCAGACGAATATTATGTTGAGGTTATGGATTCGATGTACTTGCCTATAGAAGCTTCTTATAATGGTTTGAGAACTATTGATGTGAATAAATTGAAATTCCGTTATTCATGGATGGATATTCAAGGGGCAGCAAAAGCAAAAGTGGGTAATAGAAAAAATTTCATTAAAACAGAAGAAATTAAGGTTTATCCTGATACTACAGTTTGGATTAAAGATTTTGCTTATTCTTATAATGAGCCAATGCACAATGATTATTTTTGGCATAAAGCATACGGTGATTATCCAGTAGTTGGGGTGAAGTGGACTCAAGCCAAAGCTTTTTGTGCTTGGAGAACGCTAAATAAAAACAGCTATATTAAATCTAAGAAAAAAGGCCGTGATTTGATTAATAGTTTTAGATTGCCTACGGAGGCGGAATGGGAATATGCCGCCAGAGGTGGCCTTCAATCTGCAACCTATCCTTGGGGAGGTCCTTATACTAAAAATGACAGAGGTTGCTTCTTAGCAAACTTCAAACCAAATAGAGGAGACTATGCTGCTGACGAAGCTTTATATACCGTAGAGGCTAAGTCCTATGAGCCTAATGGTTATAATTTGTATAACATGGCAGGAAATGTTTCAGAATGGACAGATTCAGCTTATGATCCAAATGCTTATGAATATGTTTCATCAATGAATCCAAATGTATTGGATGCTTCTAATAAACGCAAAGTAGTTCGTGGAGGATCTTGGAAAGACGTAGCATACTTTTTACAAGTAAGTACTAGAGATTTTGAATATGCTGATTCTGCAAGAAGTTTTATAGGATTCAGAACCGTTCAAGACTATATGGGATTACAAACAACCGGAAACGGAAAAAGAAAATAAAAATTAAAATCAGAACCTACTAAATTAATCTACAATAAACTTAAAAAAAATTAAAAATTATGGCAATATTGGGTAAAAAAGCAATGAATTTCTGTTATGGAATGGGTGCTGCAGTTGTAATCATCGGAGCTTTATTCAAAATAACGCATATTGAATTCGGTTTTATTACGGGAAATTTAATGTTGACTATTGGGCTTGTTGTTGAAGCCGCTATTTTTGCACTTTCTGCATTTGAACCTGTTGATGAAGAGTTAGACTGGACTCTGGTTTATCCTGAATTAGCAAACGGTACTCCGGCAGCAGCAAGAAAGGCAAAAGTTGAAACTCCTTCTGATGCTCAAGGTTTATTGTCTCAAAAGTTAGATGCTATGTTGAAAGATGCTAAAATTGATGGTGAATTGATGTCAAGTTTAGGGAATAGTATTAAGAATTTCGAATCTGCTGCAAAAGGAATTGCGCCAACTGTTGATTCAATTGCTTCTACAAAAAAATACAGTGAAGAGTTGACTTTGGCAGCTGCACAAATGGAGTCTTTGAATAGCTTGTATAAAGTACAATTGCAAAGTGCTTCAAGAAATGCTCAAATTAATGAAGAAGTTGCTGAAAATAATTTAAAATTAAAAGAGCAAATGCAGTCATTGACTACAAATTTGTCTTCTTTGAACAATGTTTATGGTGGAATGCTTTCTGCAATGAGTAATAAGGGATAATTAGTTTCGAACTATTAAAAAACAACAACTAATTAATTATTAGAAAATATGGCAGGAGGAAAATTAACCCCTAGACAGAAGATGATAAATCTGATGTATTTGATTTTTATCGCAATGTTAGCTTTAAATATGTCCAAAGAAGTTTTATCTGCTTTTGGTTTAATGAATGAAAAATTTGAAGGAGCAAACTCCTCAGCACAGTCATCTAACATGCAAATGTTAGCTGGTTTAGATGCTAAAGCTTCTGAAGCTGGAGGTGAATTTACGGAAGCCGCGGTTACTGCTCACAAAGTGGAAGCAATCACTAAAAACTTTTATGATTATATTGGAAACATAAAATCAGAAGTTTTAGTAGGCACAGAAGCTGATCCTGAAACGGGTAAATTACCCTATGAGGAAATGGATAAAGGGGATAATATAGATCAATTATGGTTCGGGCCTGGAGGTTATTCTGCAAAAGGGAAAGAAGTTGTTGCTACAATTGAAAAATACAAGTCAGATATGGAATCTGCCCTAGGCAGTAATACCAAATTAAAACCAATTCTTTCAGAAGTAAATAGTAAATTTAATTTAGATAAGGTTAAAAATAAAGATGGCATTGCTATTGATTATTTAGATTATCATTTTAAAGGTTTTCCTGCAGTAGCTTCCTTGGCAAAACTTTCTGCTTGGCAGAATGATGTGAAGAAAGTTGAAACCGATGTTTATAATACATTGTTGGGAAAAGCGGCTGTAGCAGCTGCATCATATAGTAATTATCAGGCGATTGTTGTGCTTGATAAGAGTGCTTATTTTCAAGGAGAAAAAGTAACAGGAAAAGTGGTATTGGGAAGATATGACGAGAATACTAAACCAACTTCTTTTTCAGGTCCTGGAAAAATTGTAAACGGCCAGGCTGTTATAGCCATGACTGCCGGAAATGTAGGTGAGCAAACAATAAATGGTCAATTTACTTTCTTAGAAGACGGTAAAAATATACCTCTTAAGTTCAAAGGGAATTATGTTGTAGTACCAAGACCTAATGCAGCTACAATATCTGCTGATAAAATGAATGTGGTTTATAGAGGTGTTGTGAATCCTATGACTATATCTTTTGCAGGTGTATCTGCTGATAAAGTGGTGGCTTCTGCTCCAGGTCTTACTTCAGCAGGTGGAGGAAAATATAAAATGAGTCCAGGCTCAGGAAATGAAGTGGTAATTAATGTTACTGCGGTTCTTAATGATGGTTCAAAAGTTTCTGATAAAAAAGTATTTAGAATCAAAGGGATTCCAGGTCCAACAGGAACAATTAGAGGAGAATCAGGTATTGTAAAAGGGCCTAAATCTAATTTAGAGATTGCTACCATTGGTGCTAAATTAGAAGATTTCGACTTCGAAGTAGGATTGGATGTGGTTGGTTTCAATTTGAAAGTTAGTGGTCAACCTACTGTGGTTGTTCAAGGAAATAGGTTAAATGCACAATGCAAAGCAGTTATTTCTAAGGCTGGTAGAGGAGATCAAGTGAGTATTTCTGAGATCAAAACAAAGCTAGTTGGGGCGGGTAGCTATTTATTGCCAAGAACAGCTCCAGTTATTTTTGAAATACAATAATAAATAATTTGTCTGAAAAACATTTTCAATATCTTATAATCATAACAAGATGAATGTTAAAAAAATTTTAATAGCTATTGTGTCTATTGCCGGGAGTTGTAGCTCTTTTGCACAATCGAATTTGCTTAATGCAAGAATTCCGGAGGAAATAGGACTAAAAACAGATGCGCAACTCATTTCAGATAATGATAAGCCATTAGCTTACGGTTATGTACATGACAGAGATGTTCTAATGGGCAAAATGACATGGGAGATTATTGATTTGAACGAGAAGATCAATTTTGCTTTGTATTTTCCAGTTGATACAGCCAATATAGGACCTGATAGACGTTCTTTGTATGATGTTTTGACAAAAGCCATAAAAAGAGGTGAAATTAGTGAGGTGTATTCGGATAGCTATTTTAATACAAAAAAATCATTCAAAGACATTCAAGCGGCATTGAGCCGTATTGATACTACTGATGCCGGTAGAGAACAAATTAATGCTGGAATGAGCTTGTCTCCAGAGTATATTTTGAGATCTGATTTAACGGCTCAAGATGTTACCCAATATAAAATTAAAGGGTATTGGTATTTTGACAAAAGACAGAGTGAATTGAAATATCGTTTGCTTGGAATTTGTCCTGTTACTCCGGATGTATATACGATGAATGAGGAGGAAAAGGATTATGTTGAATTGTTTTGGATCTTTTTCCCATCTGCAAGAGATGTTTTGCATGAAGCAAAAGCTTTCAATAATAAAAATTCAGCGATGCCAATTTCGTTTGATCAAATTTTGAATTCGAGGCGTTTTAATAGTGTTATTTATAAAGAAGAAAACGTTTATGGAGATCGCGCCATAGATGAGTACATGAAAGATAATGCGCAAAATCAATTGCTGGAATCAGAAAGAGTGAAAGAGAAAATTCGCAATTTTGAACAAGATATGTGGAATTACTAGATTTCATTTTCTAATAGATAAAACTCTTACCGTCATGGTAAGAGTTTTTTTGTTTTAATCGGCTTATCTTTGAGCAGTTTTTTAAAAGTAAGTATTTCATATGATTGATTATTTAATAGTGGGTTCTGGTCTTGCAGGGATTTCCTTTTCTGAAATGGCTTTAGGTCACAATAAATCCATTTTAGTTTTGGATAATAATTCGCAGAATTCTTCAAAAATTGCAGGCGGCTTGTATAATCCTGTTATTTTAAAAAGGTTTAGTGAGGTTTGGAAGGCGCAAGAACAATTGGTTTTAATGAAAGAGTTTTATGGTGTTTTAGAAGAAAAACTCCAAATGAAAGTCGATTTTAAAATGCCAATTTTGCGAAAATTTTTTTCAATAGAAGAACAGAATAATTGGTTCTCTGCATCGGATAAAGATACTTTAGCGCCATTCTTGTCTCCAGACTTAATTTCGAAAAAATATGCAGGGATTGATTCTCCCTATTCTTATGGAGAGGTATTGCATACCGGTTATGTTGATACAGCTTTACTACTATCTAAGTATCAGGACTATTTAATAAAAAACAATTGGTTTCGGGAGGAAGCGTTTGATTATACGCTTTTACAAGTCGAACAGGATAGTGTGCGATATAAAGATGTAGAAGCTAAGCATATCATATTTGCTGAGGGTTTTGGCTTGCATGCTAATCCTTATTTTAATCATTTGCCTTTGGATGGAACGAAAGGGGAGCTTTTTATCATTAAAGCACCTGAATTAGTTTTGGATGTTATTGTGAATACCAGTGTTTTTATTTTGCCGTTAGGGAATGATTTGTTCAAAGTAGGTGCCACTTATAATTGGAAAGATAAAACAGATTTGCCTACCGTGGAAGGGAAGGTGGAATTGATAGAGAGAATCAACGAAATTTTAAATTGTAAATTTGAAATTGTGGAACATTTTGCCGGAGTTCGTCCCACGGTCAAAGACAGGCGTCCACTAGTAGGAACACATCCGGATTATAGTTCTGTACATATTCTTAATGGTTTAGGCACAAGAGGAGTTATGCTTGGGCCGGCTATGGCTAAAGCGCTGTTTGATCATGTTGAAAATAAATTGCCTTTAGATTCAGCAATTGATATCAAAAGGTTTAGACCTAAAAATCAGAAATAAGTAATTATTTCTTAAAGTTTGGATCGTAAGAAACAAACATATTGATATAAATATTTCGTGATCCACGAAGTACATAAGGATATAAAATAACCAGGGATGCAATGATTGCAATAAAAGCCGTTTTTAAAGAGGAATTTAAGATCACATAGGAAATAATAAAAGCAGCTATACCAAGTGCTACATTCAGTCCATAACTGACATACATGGCGCCATAAAAGAAAGAAGGTTCAATTTGGTATTTTAAACCACAGTGACTGCAATTTTCATGCATTTTTAAAGTATTCATTAAATGAAATGGATTTTTATCTAAATACATACTCTCATTCTGACATTTAGGACAAGTTCCTGTTAAAATACTATATAGTTTGGATCCTTTTTTTAACATTTGCAAAAAAATTAATTTTTCCTTTTTTGGAGTTGTAAATTTACACATTCAAAAAGAAATAAAATAACAATACATGCTTAATATACATAATTTATCGGTTTCGTTTGGTGGCTCTTATTTATTTGAAGAAGTGACCTTTCGATTGGGTGCTGGAGACCGTGTAGGTCTTGTTGGAAAAAACGGAGCCGGAAAATCAACTATGCTTAAAATGTTGGCCAGAGATTTTGCTCCTGATTCGGGAGTTATTTCTCAAGAAAAAGACCTTCGAATGGGGTTTTTACGTCAGGATATTGATTTTGAACAGGGAAGAACTGTACTTGAAGAAGCCTATGAAGCTTTTACTGAAATAAAAGTTGTAGAGAAAAAGTTAGAAGAAATTAATCATTTATTGGTCACCCGTACTGATTATGAAAGCGAAGAATACAGTCAGATTATTGAAGACCTGTCTGATTATACTCATCGTTTTGAATTATTGGGCGGTTATAATTATGTAGGAGATACTGAAAAAATTCTACTTGGTTTAGGTTTCAAAAGAGAGGTTTTTAATAATCAAACCGAAACTTTCTCTGGAGGATGGAGAATGCGTATCGAGTTAGCCAAGCTTTTATTGCAGGCCAATGATGTTTTATTGCTGGATGAGCCTACGAATCACTTGGATATCGAAAGTATCATCTGGCTGGAGAGTTTTCTTCGAAATTATCCGGGAGTTGTTGTCATCGTATCGCACGATAAAATGTTTTTGGATAATGTGACCAATAGAACTATTGAGATTTCTCTTGGTAAAGCATACGATTTCAATAAACCTTATTCTCAATATTTAGAATTGCGTCATGAAATTCGTGAGAAACAATTGGCCACCCAAAAGAATCAGGCCAAGAAAATAGAGGAAACAGAGAAGTTAATTGAGAAATTCCGTGCCAAGGCTTCCAAGGCTTCGATGGCGCAATCATTGATTAAAAAATTAGATAAAGTAGAGCGAATTGAAGTCGATGAAGACGATAATTCGGTGATGAATATTTCTTTTCCGGTATCTAAAGAGCCAGGTAGAGTGGTAATAGAAGCCGAGAATGTTACCAAGGCTTATGGCGATAAAGTGATTCTGAAAGACATAGATCTATTAGTGGAACGCGGTAGTAAAATTGCTTTCGTGGGACAAAACGGTCAGGGGAAATCAACTTTTATTAAAGCCATCGTTAACGAATTCGAATATCAAGGAAATATAAAATTAGGACATAATGTTCAGCTGGGTTATTTTGCCCAAAATCAGGCTGAATATCTCGATGGTGAAATCACCTTACTTCAAACCATGGAAGATGCGGCTATGGATACAAATCGTTCCAAAGTACGTGACATGCTGGGATCATTTTTGTTTCGTGGCGACGATGTCGAAAAAAAGGTAAAAGTCCTTTCAGGAGGAGAAAGAAACCGTTTAGCATTGTGTAAATTGTTGTTGCAGCCTATCAATGTTTTGTTGATGGATGAGCCTACCAATCACTTGGATATTAAATCTAAGAATGTATTGAAAGCAGCACTTCAAAAATTTGGAGGTACACTATTATTGGTTTCTCACGATAGGGATTTCTTGCAAGGGATGTCGAATATCGTTTACGAATTCAAAGATCAAAAAATCAAAGAATATTTAGGGGATATTAATTATTTCTTGGAACAGCGCAATCTTGAAAACATGCGTGAAGTTGAGAAAAAAGATGCTGTAAAGGCGGCAGCTCCCAAAGAAAGCAACAAAGCTTCTTATGAAGAGCAAAAGAAAGGCAAAGCATTACAGAATCGTTTGAGTAAAGTGGAAAGTCAAATCAAGCAATTGGAGAAAGACATCCAAAACGATGATAAAATGTTGGCTTCTAATTATGACAAACATATTGAAGATGCCAAGTTTTTTACGGCTTACAATAAAAAGAAAGCTGAATTAGATAAGCTACTTTCAGACTGGGAAATTGTTCAGGAAGAAATTGATAATTTGTAGTTATTTTAACTTCGGTATTTATTGAAATATAAAAAAAGAGTTCCTACATGGACTCTTTTTTTTATGAAATTAGCCCAATGGATTTTGAATGGGCTATGGCTTCGGTGCTATTTTTAAAATAACAAACAGCTACATTCAATGTCTCTAGATTGTTTAAGGCTAGGAGTACCTTTTCTTTTTTACGTTTACCAGTTTGCCGAATATATATAGCTTTTACGGTCAATGGAAAAATTTTACTTATTGCTTCGTATAAAAAAGGATCGTGCTGAGAGTCGTCACCAATTAAGACATATTTTAAATTAGGATAAAATTCTAAGATGTGTTTTATCTTTTCAAATTTATGATTGTGGCCGCCTCTGCCAGTCCAAAAAAAGTTAGTCAGGCTGGTTTTGATGTCTTTCAATAATAAAACGGCTTTGGGTAACTGATGAATTTCAGTAAATTTTACAATAAATCGATAGAGATTCCATTCACTGCTAGAAACATAAAAAAAAGCGTTTTCTTCTTCTTGATTACTTCTCCCGGCCGAACTTAAAGCTTGATAATGTGTCACCACATCTTCAAAAATTTGACGCGAAGCAACATTTCTGAACAACAAATGATACATTTTTTTTACAGGATTTAAAGTGTAGGAAACCAAAAACGTATCATCAATATCAGATATGATACCTAAATTCCCCACTTCGGGACGAATGTAACTTTCTTTGGTCGTTATAGTTTTGTTTTGATAAATGATGCTAACTTCATAATCAATCCAGCCGTAATTATCTTGATTTAAAGGAATACAAAACTTAAAATAGCCGTCAACAAGAGTTTTGGTATGAATTTTTTGATTGTTGTGTTTTAGGTAAACATCGGCGTTAGCTTGGGTTTTGATCCGGAACATATTGATCGTCGAAGTAGCATTTTTAAAGTTTTTAGAAAGAAAATCGTAGTCTTCTCTTTTAGTAGGTTTAAATACATGACCCATCACAATTAGTTCTTGCTCATTGGCATAACCGCGATATAATTTTAAAATAGGCTTCATATTATGGAATAACTTTCGAAGTGTTCTTAAAATTAATTATTTTTAAGGAATAAAAGAAATAAAGCCTTGAGAAATAATGTGTTAATGATTGTAAATCCTGTTTCGGGCGGTCTCGATAAATCGGAATATATTAAGGAGACGGCTCTTTTTGCTGCTGGAGAGAATCTTAATTTTGTGCTTTATGAAACATCGGGTGAAGATGATATTTCTAAGATACGACGTTTGAATGAACGATTTACTCCCAAAAGAATTATTGTTGCTGGTGGTGATGGAACCTTAAAGATGGTTGTTGAAGCTGTAGAAAACCAAGATGTGATTTTAGGGATTTTACCCGCCGGATCCTCAAATGGACTAGCGGCCGAGTTGAATTTAGTCAAAACATTGGAGGAAAATCTAAAAATTGCTTTTGGGGATAATTATGCCGAAATGGATGTTGTAATCATTAACCAACAAAAAAGTTTGCATCTAAGTGATTTGGGACTGAATGCAAAACTTATAAAAAACTATGAAAAAAGCTCTATACATGGAAAATGGGGCTATGTTTTGCAAGCTTTTACTACTTTGATTGATGTTGATGAATTGTTTTTAGCTACAATTACAGCCAATAATCAAGTCGTGGAATGTCTGGTAAGGATGATTGTTATTGCAAACGCAAAAAAATATGGCACCGGCGTTGTGATTAATCCCGTGGGAGTAATGAACGATGGGAAATTCGAATTAATAATTCTAAAAAATTTAGATTTGAAGGTTTTTGGTAAAATTATCACTGGCAATATGCCTGTTGATCTTCAGGATGTTGAAATTATTTCTACAGATCAGGCAACGATTAAAACGAATGTTCCGGTGAGTTTTCAGATTGATGGAGAATATTGTGGCGCTGTAAATGAGCTCCAAGTAAGTATTTCACCTCATAAGTTAAAAGTAGCAATTGCTTGAATTTAGCAATTATTTAAAAGGATTGCGTTCCTGCCATTCCATTTTTGGTTCAAAATAACGGAAAGTTTTAGAAACAAATAAATTGATAAAGGGATTACTGTGTTTCATCAGTCCAAACATTTCTATGGGTTGGGCACCCACAGAGCTTTTGATTTCTAATGCAGTTCTGGCAAAGATGATCTGTTTGTGCCTTTTTTTTATGGAGTAGCCAATCATGTCATAAAGCATGTTTAGATAGAGCATTTTTTCTCGTTGAAATTGATCGTCATATCCCAGAAAATAGGTGTCAAAGTCATTGCCGTTTTTTATCAAAGTGTTGAAACCGATTAGTTTTTCTTCGATAAAATAACCGTAAAAAAGGAATTTGTCTTTTAGTGATTTTTTGAAAATTTCGAAATGATTTTCGGGTAAATAAAAAGTATTGAACGGTGCATTTTTAGCCACATTCATGTATAGTTCGTATATCCGTTTATTGTGAATTTTGATTTCTTCAAGCGATAATTTTCTTTTCGAAATCCCTTCGCCTTTTTTTCTTGCTCTTTTGTATTGGTCGCGGTACTTCTTGCTTTTACTGCCCACATAGTCATCAAATACTTGCCAAGAATCCCTTATTTTGAAAACCATATTGGGCTGGGTAGAAAACTGAAAAAAAGATTGGTACTCAGGAATTTTGAAATGCTCTATGTCTGATTCTAAGTAATCTTTAAAAATAGTGAGATGTACATTAGTTCCTTTTTTGATGAAAATATGCTTTAGTTCATCGGCTGCATTTTTCAATAGAATTAATCCTTCCTTAATGGGAAGTTTTGGGCTGAAGCAATAACCATTCTGTCCCGTTAGCATATTGTTGCCAAGGATTAAAACTTTAGAACTGAAATTTTTAAAAACAAAATTTCTAATATGTGTTTTTATACAATGATCGCGCTCGCCAAAAGAGCTGATCTCGCTTAAATTGATGAATTGAGATGTTGCAATGCCTACTAGTTCATCACCCATAAATAAACCGATGAAGTGGCAGCTTATGTTTTTTGGTGCAGAAATTTCTAGTACTGTCAGATAATCCTTAGTAAGAAAAATGTTTTCATTGGCCAAGGAATCCCAATTGAATGGTAAATTTTGGACAGAAGAATAAATTTTGAAGGAAAAATCAGGGCTCAATTGAAAAACTATTTATGTTTGTCTAAAGTAGTATATAAAGTTAAATGAGAAAGCAATTAAGGATATTTTTAACTAATTTTAATCAAAAAAAAGATGGACACTTATAACGAGAATTCAGCACAGCCTTTTTTGAAAGATTTAGCCGATTGGAGATTTAACAATAATGGGATCGAGAAGAAATTTGTTTTCAAAAATTTTAATCAGGCTTTGGGTTTTATAGTTCAAGTTGGGGTTTTGGCAGAGAAGCACAATCATCATCCTGAGCTGTTCAATGTGTATAATAGAGTAGATATTCGATTATCGACTCATGATGCTAACGGATTGACCGATAGGGATTTTGATTTGGCGAAAGCCATAGAAAAAATAATGTAATCAGTATTTTACAGTAAAGTAACATTTTTCTGGAATGCTGATCCAAAGGAGATGAAGGAATCAGTGCCGCCTACGCCTTCAATATTGTGTATTTTTTCGTAAAGAACTTTTCTGAATTCTTCGTTATTGGCAGCGACGATTTTTAGAAACAGAGCATATTTTCCAGAAACAAAATGACATTCCACCACTTCAGGGATTTCTTTTAGTTTTTCGGCAATCGAATAGGCAAAACGCGCTTCTTTGGTTGTAACTCCTGTATAAGTAATGGTTTCGTAGCCTATTTCTTTGGCATTTAGCATAACCGAAAAACCACTTATAATTCCGGCTTCTTGTAATTTTCGAACGCGTTGATGCACTAATGAATTCGAGATTTTTAATTCTTTTGCAATTTCTGAATAGGCAATGCGACCATCAGTACTTAGCATTGCGATGATTTGTTGGTTGATGAAATCAATATTTTCGTTGTGGCTGTTTTTATTCATGATTTTTTTGATGGAGATTAAATTTTTTGACTTAATGATGCATTAATTATTAAGATTAAAAGTATGTTTTGATGGCCTAAAAAGAGCCTTTGAAAATCATTAAAAATAATTTTGACCATAAATCAGTGAAACTAGGATTGATTTTGTGTCAAATTTACACATACTAAGTGTTATAATGTCATAAAATTTAAAATTTAGAGTATATAGTGTAAATATAATTACATACAAGCTAGATTTGTGTCATATTTACTAATTAATATTAGCGTTATGAATAAAGATCTATTATTGTCAAAGTTATGGGAGCAATATAAAAACATCACTCCTTCTGCTAAAAGAATACACGCCTTGCTGGAGCAAAATGGCGAAACAATTGAGAATGACCATATCGCCATTAGAACCTATAATGATGTGCGTGTGAATATTAGTGTTTTAGAAAAACCCTTTGTAAAAGCGGGTTATGTAGCCAAAGGAGAATATTTTTTTGAGTCTAAAAAATTGTATGCCAAACATTATGAGCATGAGACTGATTCTAAAGCACCAAGGATTTTTATATCAGAGTTAGAATTAGAAAAATGTTCCGAAAGTCTTCAAAATTCGGTTAAAAACTTATTGGACAGTTGCGATCAAAGTGTTTTTGAAAAAGAAGATTTGGTTTTAAGTGGTGCAGTTTGGAGTGCAAATTCGTATGAAACTTATACTTCGTTATTAGAAGAATCGGAGTATGCTGCTTGGATGTATGTGTATGGCTTTAGAGCCAATCATTTTACGATCAATGTGAATGCTTTGACTGGTTTTCAGAATTTAGAAGAATTGAATGCTTATTTGAAAGAAAATAACTGGAAAATGAATGCTTCTGGTGGGGAAATTAAAGGGACTCCAGAGCAATTATTGGAACAATCCAGTACTTTGGCTGATTTGTATGAAGTTACTTTTGATGAGGGTGTAAAACACATTCCTTCTTGCTATTATGAGTTTGCACTTCGTTACCCAATGCAAAATGGAGAATTGTATCAAGGATTTGTGGCTGCCTCTGCAGACAAAATTTTCGAAAGTACCGATGTAAAGTTGCAAAGTATGAATTAATTAGGGGGTTTCATTGTTAAATTAATAAAATTAAGCTCTCTTGTCAAATTAAGAGGGCTTTTTTGATATACATTGGTTTTCTTTGTATTATGAAACAAAATAATTTGCGTTTCAATAGATTGAAATTTATTAAAAACTACAGCAACACACAGACAATGATTAAGAAACAAGAAACTTTTATTTTTGATTTTGACAGTACTTTTATTCAAGTGGAAGCGCTTGATGTTTTATGCGAAATCATTTATGCAAACAATAGTACCGGTAAGCAGGTTTTAGCAGAAATCCAGAGACTAACTGATTTAGGGATGGAAGGAAAATTGTCTCTAAAAGAATCATTAACAGAACGAATAGGATTATTGCAAGCCAATAGAGATCATTTAGGAGCTTTGATTGAGACCTTAAAAAATAAAGTGTCCTCGTCAGTGGTTCGAAACCGAGCTTTTTTTAAAATGCATGCCCAAAATATATATATCATTTCAAACGGATTTAAAGAGATTATTATTCCTATTGTTCAGGAATATGGTATAAGACCAGAGCAGGTTTTGGCTAACACTTTTAAATTTGATCACGATGGAAATATTATTGGTTTTGACGAAAAAGATGAGTTATGTGAAAATCAAGGTAAAGTTTTAAAGATCAAGTCTCTCAAATTAGAAGGTGATGTTTTTATGATTGGTGATGGTTATACTGATTATGAAACTTTGCAAGGTGGAGCGGTTTCTAAGTTTTATGCTTTTACTGAAAATGTGAGTCGCCAAATAGTAATTGATAATGCTGATCGTATTGCACCTTCATTGGATGAAATTCTATATGATTTATCATATAAAGCATCTGTTTCGTATCCAAAGAATAGAATTAATGTATTGTTGTTAGAAAACGTACATTCTGATGCCGTTGCGGCTTTCGCCAAAGA is a window of Flavobacterium acetivorans DNA encoding:
- a CDS encoding DUF983 domain-containing protein; its protein translation is MLKKGSKLYSILTGTCPKCQNESMYLDKNPFHLMNTLKMHENCSHCGLKYQIEPSFFYGAMYVSYGLNVALGIAAFIISYVILNSSLKTAFIAIIASLVILYPYVLRGSRNIYINMFVSYDPNFKK
- a CDS encoding diacylglycerol/lipid kinase family protein, with translation MRNNVLMIVNPVSGGLDKSEYIKETALFAAGENLNFVLYETSGEDDISKIRRLNERFTPKRIIVAGGDGTLKMVVEAVENQDVILGILPAGSSNGLAAELNLVKTLEENLKIAFGDNYAEMDVVIINQQKSLHLSDLGLNAKLIKNYEKSSIHGKWGYVLQAFTTLIDVDELFLATITANNQVVECLVRMIVIANAKKYGTGVVINPVGVMNDGKFELIILKNLDLKVFGKIITGNMPVDLQDVEIISTDQATIKTNVPVSFQIDGEYCGAVNELQVSISPHKLKVAIA
- the abc-f gene encoding ribosomal protection-like ABC-F family protein, which produces MLNIHNLSVSFGGSYLFEEVTFRLGAGDRVGLVGKNGAGKSTMLKMLARDFAPDSGVISQEKDLRMGFLRQDIDFEQGRTVLEEAYEAFTEIKVVEKKLEEINHLLVTRTDYESEEYSQIIEDLSDYTHRFELLGGYNYVGDTEKILLGLGFKREVFNNQTETFSGGWRMRIELAKLLLQANDVLLLDEPTNHLDIESIIWLESFLRNYPGVVVIVSHDKMFLDNVTNRTIEISLGKAYDFNKPYSQYLELRHEIREKQLATQKNQAKKIEETEKLIEKFRAKASKASMAQSLIKKLDKVERIEVDEDDNSVMNISFPVSKEPGRVVIEAENVTKAYGDKVILKDIDLLVERGSKIAFVGQNGQGKSTFIKAIVNEFEYQGNIKLGHNVQLGYFAQNQAEYLDGEITLLQTMEDAAMDTNRSKVRDMLGSFLFRGDDVEKKVKVLSGGERNRLALCKLLLQPINVLLMDEPTNHLDIKSKNVLKAALQKFGGTLLLVSHDRDFLQGMSNIVYEFKDQKIKEYLGDINYFLEQRNLENMREVEKKDAVKAAAPKESNKASYEEQKKGKALQNRLSKVESQIKQLEKDIQNDDKMLASNYDKHIEDAKFFTAYNKKKAELDKLLSDWEIVQEEIDNL
- a CDS encoding App1 family protein, with translation MKPILKLYRGYANEQELIVMGHVFKPTKREDYDFLSKNFKNATSTINMFRIKTQANADVYLKHNNQKIHTKTLVDGYFKFCIPLNQDNYGWIDYEVSIIYQNKTITTKESYIRPEVGNLGIISDIDDTFLVSYTLNPVKKMYHLLFRNVASRQIFEDVVTHYQALSSAGRSNQEEENAFFYVSSSEWNLYRFIVKFTEIHQLPKAVLLLKDIKTSLTNFFWTGRGGHNHKFEKIKHILEFYPNLKYVLIGDDSQHDPFLYEAISKIFPLTVKAIYIRQTGKRKKEKVLLALNNLETLNVAVCYFKNSTEAIAHSKSIGLIS
- a CDS encoding 8-amino-7-oxononanoate synthase produces the protein MSPDFSFKIYSSVQNLPFNWDSLANENIFLTKDYLTVLEISAPKNISCHFIGLFMGDELVGIATSQFINLSEISSFGERDHCIKTHIRNFVFKNFSSKVLILGNNMLTGQNGYCFSPKLPIKEGLILLKNAADELKHIFIKKGTNVHLTIFKDYLESDIEHFKIPEYQSFFQFSTQPNMVFKIRDSWQVFDDYVGSKSKKYRDQYKRARKKGEGISKRKLSLEEIKIHNKRIYELYMNVAKNAPFNTFYLPENHFEIFKKSLKDKFLFYGYFIEEKLIGFNTLIKNGNDFDTYFLGYDDQFQREKMLYLNMLYDMIGYSIKKRHKQIIFARTALEIKSSVGAQPIEMFGLMKHSNPFINLFVSKTFRYFEPKMEWQERNPFK
- a CDS encoding 4a-hydroxytetrahydrobiopterin dehydratase, yielding MDTYNENSAQPFLKDLADWRFNNNGIEKKFVFKNFNQALGFIVQVGVLAEKHNHHPELFNVYNRVDIRLSTHDANGLTDRDFDLAKAIEKIM